One genomic window of Solanum stenotomum isolate F172 chromosome 9, ASM1918654v1, whole genome shotgun sequence includes the following:
- the LOC125875682 gene encoding uncharacterized WD repeat-containing protein C2A9.03-like, producing MFHQQGDDVDYVADEHEMEELDVFIDEFQDIDLDGFDSDNYRMKDISAVDVRNGRDIQGIPWERAIVTREIRRQRRLQEYQNYENIPQSDETSEKECKTTKKDGLYYDFRYNASSVIPTFSHTQLRNMISATSKHDVYLLSHFSLMHWSSLTCVKTDILDLSGHVAPCEKHPESHSEGFTHTEVSTLAVNDKLLVAGGLQGELIVKYLDKPGVCFCSQPTYDDDAITTAIEIKNTVSGALHFFASNNDCGVRDFDMETFQLFNHFHLPWPVNHTSVSPDGRLLIVVGDDPEGMLVDSRNGMALSHLSGHVDYSFASAWHPDGRTFATGNQDKTCRIWDCRNLSKSVTVLKGNLGAIRSISYTSDGRFMVMAESADFVHVFDVKSGYEVEQEIDFFGEISGVSFSPDTESLFIGLRNRTFGSLLEFGRRHNYSYLDAMI from the exons ATGTTCCATCAACAAGGAGATGATGTTGATTACGTAGCAGATGAACATGAAATGGAAGAACTAGATgtttttattgatgagttcCAAGACATAGACTTGGATGGCTTTGATTCGGAT AATTATAGAATGAAAGATATTTCGGCTGTTGATGTGAGGAATGGCAGAGATATTCAAGGGATCCCCTGGGAAAGGGCTATCGTAACCagggagatacgtaggcaaagAAGGCTACAAGAATATCAGAACTACGAAAATATTCCTCAATCTGATGAGACATCAGAAAAG GAGTGCAAAACCACAAAGAAAGACGGTTTATACTATGATTTCAGATATAATGCAAGTTCCGTTATACCAACGTTCTCTCACACTCAG CTGAGGAATATGATCTCCGCAACTTCTAAGCATGATGTGTACCTACTATCACATTTTTCTCTCATGCATTGGTCATCCTTGACCTGCGTGAAAACTGACATTCTTGATTTATCAGGGCATGTAGCGCCATGTGAG AAACATCCTGAAAGCCATTCAGAGGGATTTACACACACCGAAGTAAGCACTCTCGCTGTGAATGATAAGTTGCTTGTTGCTGGTGGATTACAAGGAGAACTTATCGTCAAG TATTTAGATAAGCCTGGAGTTTGCTTTTGTTCTCAACCAACGTATGATGATGATGCCATTACCACTGCTATTGAGATTAAAAACACTGTCAG TGGTGCACTTCATTTTTTCGCTTCAAATAATGATTGTGGAGTTAGAGATTTCGATATGGAGACATTCCAACTGTTTAACCATTTCCATTTACCCTGGCCAGTGAAT CATACATCAGTCAGCCCTGATGGTAGGCTTCTCATAGTAGTTGGGGATGATCCCGAAGGAATGTTGGTTGACTCCAGGAATGGAATG gCTCTTTCTCATTTGTCTGGACATGTGGACTACTCATTTGCATCAGCGTGGCATCCTGATGGCCGAACTTTTGCAACTGGGAACCAGGATAAAACGTGCAGAATATGGGATTGTCGGAACTTGTCCAAGTCAGTCACTGTTTTGAAGGGAAACCTTGGAGCTATTCGGTCAATCAGCTACACGTCTGATGGCAGATTTATGGTTATGGCAGAGTCTGCAGATTTTGTCCATGTTTTTGATGTTAAAAGTGGATATGAGGTGGAGCAAGAAATTGATTTCTTCGGTGAGATATCAGGAGTGTCTTTTAGTCCCGATACAGAGTCCCTTTTCATTGGCTTGAGGAATCGCACATTTGGTAGCCTCCTTGAGTTTGGACGACGACACAACTATTCATACCTTGATGCAATGATATGA